GGCATGCCCCTCGCCGCGACCATCGTGGACACGTTGACGATCGCGCCGTGCCCGCGGGCGGCCATCTCCGGCGCCAGCTCGGCGACGAGGAAGAACGGTACCTTCACGTTGATCGCGTACACGCGGTCGAAGTCCGTTTCGGAGAGGTCCGCAGTGGGGCCGGTGGGGAAGATCCCGGCGTTGTTCACCAGCACGTCGATGGGCCCGCCCAGCTCACGGGCCCGCGCCGCCAGCTCCCGCGCCGACGACGCGTCCGTCAGGCCGGCCGCGACGAAGTCGGCCTTCCCGCCCGCCACGCGGATGTTTTCGACGACCTCGGCGCCGCGTCCGGCGTCCCGCCCGGACAGCACGACGTGCGCCCCGAGCCCGGCCAGCGCGATCGCCGTCGCGCGGCCGATCCCGCTCGTCCCGCCGGTCACCAATGCCGTCGACCCGGACAGTTCTGCACTCATCGTTCAACTCCTTCGCGACCCGGGTGTCTCCCGGTCGAAGGGTTCAAGCGAGGCCGCCACAAGAGACTTCCGGGATCGCGTTCGGCACTGCTTATGCCCGCGATTCGTCCCGCCGATGGTCTTCCAGTGCCGCGACGAACTCCGCGAGGTCGCGGCGGTGCGAGTTCGCCGGCCACACGGCCCAGGTCCGCCGCACGAGCGGATTCCCGGCCAGCGGCCGCCACCGCACCGAGTCCGGCAGCGGGTACGGCCACTCGGGTGGCGCGAACGCGTAGGCCGTGCCCGCGCTGACCGCCGGGATCTTCAGCTCGACGATCAGCCGCTGCTCCTCCGGGACGTCGGGACCGACGTCGAGGCCGTGGCTGCGCAGGATCGCCGCCAGCTCGTCGTACCACGCCGGGCTCCCCGCGCGGGGGAAGGCGAACCAGTCCAGCCCGGCCAGCTCCTCCAGCCGGACCGGCGAGCCGAGCTTCTCCGCGAGATCCGCCGCCAGCAGGACGCCCACGTTCTCCTCCACGACGAGCACCGCGTCCAGGTCGGGCCCGGCCGGGCGTTCGCGGACCAGCCCGACGTCCAGCTCGCCCGCCCGCAGCGCGGCGACCTGCGCCACCGACGACAGGTGCCGCGCCTGCACCCGCGTTTCCCCCAGCCGGGCGAGCGCCGACGGCAGCAGCTCGGGCGGCAGCTCCAGCGGGACGCCGACGCGCAGCACGCCGCCGCCGGTCTCCGTGTGCCGGGCCATCGCGGCGAGCGCCTGGTCGTGGCGCGCCAGTACCGCGCGCGCTTCGCCCAGCAACGTCGTCCCGGCGTCCGTGACCTGGACGCCCGTACTCGTGCGCACCAGCAGCCGGACGCCGAGGCGGCGTTCCAGCGCGGTGATCGTCTGGGACAGCGCCGGCTGGCTCACGTGCAGCCGCCGCGCCGCCTTGGACATCGCCCCGGCTTCGACGACCGCGACGAACGCCCGCAGCTCGCGGATCTCCATCAGCGGGCCCACCGGATCGGCAGCGACTTGAGGCCGTTCTGGAAGTTCGACCGCAGCCGCACCGGTTCCCCGGCGAGTTCCATGAAGCCGGGCAGGTCGAGCACCGCGGCGAACATCGCCCGCAGCTGGACCCGCGCCAGCTGCGCGCCGAGGCAGAAGTGCGGGCCGTGGCCGAAGGTCAGGTGATCGTTCGGCGTGCGGGCGATGTCGAAGACGTCCGGGTCCTCGAACACCTCCGGATCCCGGTTGGCCCCGGTAAACCAGACCACCACCTTGTCGCCGGCCCGGATGTCCACATCGGACAGCCGGACGCCGGCGACGGCGGTGCGCCGGAAGTGCATGACCGGCGTCCACCAGCGCAGCATCTCTTCGACCGCCGACGGCAGCAGGGACCGGTCTTCCCTGAGCCGCCGGTACTGCTCGGGGTGCGACAGCAGCGCGAGCAGCCCGCCGGGCAGGCCGTTGCGGAGGGTTTCGTTGCCCGCCACGGAAAACAGCCAGAACAGGTTCTCGAACTCGGCGAGTGAGACGCGGGCGCCGTCGTCGCCGACGTTCCGCATCAACGCGCTCATCACGTCGTCGCCGGGATGCGAACGCTTGTACTCGCCGAGTGCGTTCGCGTACGCGTAGAGGTCCGGCATCCCCGCGCGGGTCCGCGGATCCGGCATCGCGCCGTCCGGGCCGGGGGACGGCCGGACGGCGAGGGCGGCCCGCGCCAGGCCGGTCACCTCGGCGGGGGAGACGGTCGCGCTGACCGCGTACTCGGCGTCCTGGTAGCCGATCACGCGGTTGCTCCAGTCGTACATCAGCCGCCGGTCTTGTTCCGGCACGCCGAACACCGCGGCCAGCGTGCGCAGCGGCAGATCGGCGGCCACCTGCGCGAAGTCGCACTCGCCTCGATCGGCGACCTCGGCGACGAGGCTCCGCGCCCGGCTCTCGATCTGCGAAGTCAGCTTCGCGACCGCGCGCGGGGTGAACGCCTTGGTGAGCAGCCCGCGCAGCCTGCCGTGCTCCGGCGGGTCCATGTTGAGCATCATCCGGCGCACGTACGCGAGGTCGGCGGCGTCGCGGATCTGCGTCCCGCCGAGCTGCGAGGAGAACAGCGCGGGGTCGCGCAGCACCCGCCGCACGTCGGCGTGGCGCAGCACCGCCCAGAAATCGTCGACGCGCACCACCGGCGACTCGCGCCGCAGCCGCGCCAGCTCCTCGTACGGGACGCCCCGCATGTAGGTGTCCGGATCGGTGATCCCCACGAACCGACCCTAGCCGCTCAGCCCTGCCGGGTGGGCCGGATGGTGAGGTCGCCGATTTCGACGTCGTCGGGCTGCTCGATCGCGAACGCGATGGCGCGCGCCACGGCGTCGGGGCTGATGCCGAGGTCGGCCATGGCCTGCTGGGCCTGCTCGCGCTGCTCGGGGTCGCTGACGTAGTCGACGAGCTCGGTGCGGACGTACCCCGGGGAGATGGACGTCGTGCGGAGCACGCCGTCGGTGGACTCCTGGCGCAGCGCCTCCAGCAGCGTGCGGACGGCGTTCTTGGTCCCGGCGTAGACGGCTTGGCCGGGGACGATCTTGAGGCCCGACGTCGACACGGTGGTCACGAAGTGCCCGTGGCCCCGCTCGCGGAACACCGGCAGCGCGGCGGCGATGCCGTGGAGGACCCCGCGCAGGTTGACGTCGATCATCGCGTCCCAGTCGTCGACGTCGAGGGCGGCGACGGGCGCGATCCGGGCGACGCCGGCGTTGGCCACCAGCACGTCGAGGCGGCCGTACCGGTCCACGGCCAGCGCGACCAGCCGCTCGAGGTCGGCGCGCCGGGTGACGTCGGTTTCCACCAGGTCCGCGCGGCCGCCCGCGGACCGGATGTCCGCGACGAGCGCGTCGAGCCGGTCGGTGCGGCGCGCGCCGAGCACGACGGCCGCGCCACGGGCCGCCAGCTCCCGCGCGGTGGCCGCGCCGATCCCGCTGCTGGCTCCGGTGATGGCGACGACCTTGTCCATGCTGCTCATGAGGCTCTCCTCGACTAAGTTGACAACTGTCCGTTTAATCGCACTGTACCGGACAGTTGTCCGCTTATGAAAAAGGGGCGTCTTCGTGAGCCGTGAGCGCCGGTCGGACGCGGTCGCCAACCGCGACCGCATCGTGGAGGCCGCGCGGGCCGAACTGAGCAGGTCCAACGGCGCGGTGGACGACCTGAAGCTGCATCTGGTCGCCAAGGCGGCCGGGGTGGGACAGGGCACGCTCTACCGCCACTTCCCGACCCGCGAGCACCTGCTCGCGGAGGTGTACCGCCACGAGCTGACCGAGCTGGTCGACGCCGTGGCGCCGCTGCTGGCGGAGCATCCCCCGCTCCGGGCGCTCACCGGGTGGCTCGACCGGCTGGTCGAGTACGCGCGCGTCAAACGCGGTGTCATGGCGGCGATCGAGGCGTCGGCGTGGCAGGACCTCTACGCCGGCCAGCACCACCGGCTCGACGAAGCGCTGGAGCTGCTGCTCGACCGGGGAAAGGCCGCCGGCGAAGTGCGCGAAGAGGTCGACGCCGCCGACGTCATCCTGCTTCTGGGCGCGTTGTCGCGGATTCCCGGGCCGGAGTGGGACAAGCGCGCGCCCACGGTCGTGACGGTCATCGTCGACGGTCTTCGCCCTAGCCGCGCGCGGCCGTCGTAGGGGAGGCTGCTGCGATGGACACGCTCAACATGCGCACCGGCGGCCAGGGCGAACCGGCCGTCCTCCTCCTGCACGGCCTGGGTGCGACCGGCGCCGTCTGGGCCCACTTCTCCGTGGCGCTCGACCGGCGCGTCCTGGTGCCCGACCTCCCCGGCCACGGCTTGTCCTCGCCGCTGCCGCACTACAGCTTCGCGACGCTCGCCGCGGCGGTCGCGCGGGCGCTGCCGCCGGGCGGGCCGCTGATCGCCGCCGGGCACTCGCTCGGTGGGGTGGTCGCGCTGGAACTGGCCTCCGGCCGGTACGACGTCGAGGTCGAAGGCGTGCTGGCGCTCGGGGTGAAGGTCGAGTGGAGCCAGGACGACCTGGGCCGCGCGGCGTCGTTCGCGGCCCGGCCGGCCCGGGTGTTCGAGACGCGGGAAGACGCCGAGCAGGCCTACCTGAAGGTGTCCGGGCTGCTCGGGATCGCGCCCGCCGACCCGGCCGGGCTGCGCGAGACCGAGGAGGGCTGGCGCCTGGCGATGGACCCGGCCGCGTTCGGCGTCGGCGCGCCGGACATGCCCGCGCTGCTCGCCGCGGCGCGGTGCCCGGTCGTGCTGGCGGCGGGCGAAAACGACCCGATGAGCCGTCCGGACCAGCTGCGGGCGCTCGATCCGGACGCGGTCACGCTCGCCGGTCTCGGTCACAACGCCCACGTCGAGGACCCGGCCGCGGTACGCGCGCTGCTGGAGCGCTTCGGCGTGTGAATGTCCGGGCGCAGCCGTCGTACCCCAAGCGACGGCTGCTCCCTCGAACCCCTCGCCACCACCGGACGCGGGAAAGCCTAGGAAACGGCGGTGGACGAGCGCCTGTACCGCCTCAACCCGCCGTCGTCACCGTCCGCACCTGCGGAAACGGTTATCTTCGCCGTTCGGTGGTACATCTCCGGCGGCACGATCGTGATGCTTGAGGGGTACGTTCCGCGGGGGTACGCGGGAGAGGACGTCTGTGGAGGAAGGCCTGTCGTTCGCCGGCTGGCTGCGAGAGCGGCGCGGGCTCGCCGGCCTCACCCAGGCCCAGCTCGCCGAACGCGCCGGACTGAGCCTGCGCGCGGTGCGCAACGCCGAGCTCGGCAGCGTCCGGCGGCCCCGCCCGGAGACCGAGCGGCGGCTGCGGGAAGCGCTTGCCGAAGCCCCGCCGGAGCCGGTGCGGATCGGTGTCCTGGGACCGCTCACCGTGGCGCGCGGGGCCGAGCCGGTCGAGATCGGCGCGGAGAAACAGCGCCTGCTGCTGGCGTTGCTGGCCCTGCAGCCGAACCGGACCGTCCGGCGGGAAGACCTCGTCGACGTCATCTGGGACGAACCGCCGCCATCGTGCCTGGAGCTGCTCCACACCTACGTCGCGCGGCTGCGGCGGGCGCTGCGGCCCGCCGACCTCATCGCCACCGACAAGGGCGGCTACCGGCTTTCCGCCGGCAAAGCCGAGCTGGACCTCCTGGAGTTCGAGGCGCTGCTGAGCCGGGAGCCGCCGGGCTATCGCGCGGCCCTGGACCTGTGGCGCGGGCCCGCGCTCGCCGACGTCGAACGGCTCCGGCAGCATCCCGTCCGGCTGGCGCTGGCGATGCGGCACGCCAAGACGGTCCTGGCCTACGCCGGCACCGCGGACCCCGAGGACGCGGCGGTGCGGCTGCGGGCGCTGACCGCCGAGGAGCCGCTCGGCGAGGCCGCGCACGCCAAGCTGATGCTGGCGCTCGCCGCGTCCGGGCGCCAGGCCGCCGCACTGGACGTGTTCGAGGACGTGCGCCGCCGGCTGGCCGGCGAGCTGGGCATCGAACCGGGACCCGAGCTGCGCGCGGCCCAGCGGCAGGTGCTGCGGCAGGACTTCGCCGCCCCGGAGCCGCCGTCCCGGGTGCCGGCGCAGCTGCCCGCGGACGTCCCCGGGTTCCGCGGCCGCGCGGCGCAGCTGGCCGAGCTGGACGCTCTGCTGCACCGCGCCGAAGACGACACCGGCGCGCGGATCGCCGTCCTGTCCGGCACCGGCGGGGTCGGCAAGACCGCGCTCGGCGTGCACTGGGCGCAGCGCTCGCCCGCCGCGTTCCCGGACGGGCAGCTCTACCTCGACCTGCACGGCTACGGCACGGTCCGGCCGGTGGAGCCGGGTGACGCGTTGTCCGGGTTCCTGCGCGCCCTCGGCGTCGACGGCGCCGACATCCCCGCCGAGCCGGACGAGCGCGCCGCGAAGTTCCGCACCGCGCTCACCGGCCGCCGGATGCTGCTGGTGCTCGACAACGCGGGTTCGGTCGGGCAGGTCCGCCCGCTGCTGCCCGGCTCGGCGTCGTGCCTGGTGCTGGTGACCAGCCGGGACGCGCTGCCGGGCCTGGTCGCCCGCCACGGCGCCCGCCGCGTGCTCGTCGACCTGCTCACCGGGACCGAAGCCCGCGACCTGCTGCGCGCGCTGCTCGGCCGGCGCGTCGACGACGAACCCGAGGCCACCTCGGCACTGATCGGGTACGCCGCCCGGCTGCCACTGGCCCTGCGGCTGGTCGCGGAGCTGGCGCTCGGCCGGCCGGGGGAGCGCCTCGCCGAGCTCTCGGCGGAGCTGGCCGACGAACGGCGGCGGCTCGACCTGCTCGACGGCGGCGGCGACCCGCTGACCGCGGTCCGTGCCGTGTTCTCGTGGTCGTACCACCACCTGGCATCCGACGCCGCGCGCGTGTTCCGGCTCTGCGGCCTGCACCCGGGCCGCGACCTGACGCCGGCCGCGCTCGCCGCGCTCGCCGGCGTGCCCCTGCCCGAGGCGGAACGGCTGGCCGGCACGCTGGTGCGGGCCCACCTCGCGCAGCGGACCGGCGACGACCGCGTCCAGCTGCACGACCTGCTGCGCGTCTACGCCGCCGAGCTGGCGGCCGCCGACGCGGAGGAAAGCCACGCGGCGCAGGAGCGGCTGTTCGACTTCTACGTCCGGTCGGCGGCGCAGGCCATGGACGTCGTCCTGCCGCAGGAACGGCACCTGCGCCCGCGGGTGCCGGAACCCGGCGTCAAGGTGATCGACGCGCAGGCGTGGCTGGAGGCCGAGCGCCGCAACCTCCTCGCGGTGGCCGCGCACGCGACGCGGCACGGGTGGCCGGAGCACCTGCGGCTGCTGTCCGGGATCCTGTGGCACTACCTCGACGTCGGCGGCTACCACGAGGAAGCGCTGGTGCTGCACACGCACGCGTCGGCGCTGGCCCACTACGCCGGCGACCGGGCCGCCGAGGCCGAGCCGCTGATCCTCATCGCGCTCGGCCACTGGCGCGTCGGCCGGTCGCGGGAAGCGCTGCGCTACCTGGAGGAGGCGCTCGTCCTCGCCCGCGAGACCGGCGACCGGCGGACCGAGATCCACGCGGTCAACACCCTCGGCCTGGTCTGCCGCGCCCTGGGCCGGTTCGCCGAAGGGATCGGGTACTCGGCGGAGGCGCTCGAGCTGGCCCGGCGGACGGGCGACCGCACCAGCGAAGGCCTGGTCCTGGTGGTGCTCGGCTGTTCGTGTCGCGGCATCGGCCGGTACGGCGAAGCGATCGGTCACTTCGAAGCGGCACTCGCCCTGGCCCGGGACACCGCCGACCGCACCAGCGAGGGCTACGCGCTGGTCAACATGGGCGACGCGTTGTCGGCACTGGGACGCCACGACGAAGCGGTCCGGGCCCTGGAGGAAGGGCTTGCGCACCTGCGCGCGATGGGCGTGCGGGTGAGCGAAGGGTACGCGCTGGGCATCCTCGGCGACGTCGAGCACGCGCGCGGCCGGCACGCGGAAGCCGCGGCGCACCTGGAGCGGGCGCTGGAAATCGCGCAGGAGACGGGAAGCCCGACGAACCGCAGTGTCGCGCTGAAGCACCTGGGCGACGTCCGGCTGGCCCAGGGCCGGCACGCGGAAGCGGCCCGGCACCTCGAAGAGGCGCTGAGCCTGGCCCGCGAATGCGGCGACCGGGGCGTGGAATCCCGCGTGCTCAACAGCCTGGGTGCCCTTTGCGCCGCACGCGGCGCTTCGTCGGATGCGCTCAGGTACCACCGCGAAGCCCTTGCGGTGGCGAAGAAGACGGGCTGCCTCCCCGAGCAGGGGCGCGCTTACTGCGGGCTCGGCGAAGTCCACTGTGGACTCGGCGACCCGGACGCCGCGCGCGAGCACTGGGAACGCGCGTTGGCCTGCTACGCCGGGGAATGCGTGCCCGGCGCGACCCGGGTCCGGAACCACTTGGCGGCCTTGGACCGCGTCGTGGGGTAGGGGCGTTCAAGAGCGGCGATGTCGCTTTCGACCCGCTGGCGATCCCGGTCGACGATGTCGGTGCAGCCGGCGAGCCGCGGGTGCCAGGTGATCATGACTTTCTCCCGGTGGCCTTGAAGAACGTGTAGTGGAAGGTCCCGTCTCCGGCGCCTGTGCGGTGGAGGTCGGCGACTCCGCGCGCCCAGCCGTCCGCGGTGGCGAGCCCGCGGGCGACGGCGGTTTCGCCGACGCCTTCGACCATCGCGGTGAAGGTGTCGCGGGTGAACCCGGTGACAAGGCCGGGCCGGGACGCGTCGGCGTAGACGGTCCGGGGCTCGACCGACACTCCGTCGAACCCGGCGCCGGTGAGCAGCGGGTACAGGCGCCGTCCGATGAGCGCGTCGCCGCCGGCGTCGGCCTGCAGGCGGACGAGGCAGTCGATGGCGGCCTGGGCGTACTCGCTGCGCGGGTGGTGGAACGCCGAGCCGTGGTCGCCTTCGATCACCGTGATCGTGCCGCCCGGCCGCAGCAGGGTTCGCAGGTGCGCCAGGGCTTTCTCCGGCTCCGGCAGGTGTTCCAGCACGAAGCAGACGAAGACGTGGTCGTACTCGCCGTCGAGGTCGAACAGGTCGGCTTGCCGGAATTCGACGGTCCTGGCCCGCTTCCGCGCCTGGGCGAGGGACGCGGCGGAGACGTCGACGGCGGTCAGGTGCGCGCCGGGGCTGCGGGCCACGAGGTGGACGGTCTGGGCGCCGACGCCGCAGCCGGCCTCCAGCACGCGGCTGCCGGCCGGGTAGGCCGTCCCCGCGTGCAGCAGCTCGGCCAGGGTGTCGGCCTGGTCGCCGAGGCGGCGGGCTTCGGGTTCGGCGTATCCGTGCACGTAACCGGTGTCCATGGCCCCAGCGTGATGCGACAATGGCCCGATGGACAGAGCCAAAACCTTGCGTCCCGAGGGGTCCATAGGGTCGGACTTCCTCCAGCTGGACGTCCGCGAGGCGCCGCCGGGCGGGCTCGCGGACTGGCTCGCCGGGCAGCTGCGCGCGGCGGTCGCCGACGGCAGGCTCCCGGTCGGCGGGCGGCTGCCCGCGTCCCGGGTGCTCGCCGCCGACCTGCGCGTGTCGCGGGGCGTGGTCACCGAGGCCTACCAGCGGCTGGTCGACGACGGCCACGCCGCTGGCCGCGGCCGGGCCGGCACCGTCGTGGTCGCCGCGCCGGTGGTGCCGCCCGACCCGGTCTCCGTTGCTTCGCCGGCGAAGGTGATCACGCCCTCGCCCGGTCCCGGCATCTTCGACGCGATCCGCGCGGCCCCGGCCCGGATCGACCTCACCCCCGGTGTGCCGGACCTGACGGCGTTCCCGCGGGCGGCCTGGCTGCGGGCGGAACGCTCGGTGCTGGACGAGCTCGAGCCGTCGCAGTTCGGTTACGGCGATCCGCGCGGGGCGCCGGCGATGCGGCGGGCGGTGTCGCACTGGCTGGCGCGCAGCCGCGGGATCAGGGCCGACCCGGGCGAGATCATTGTCGTGGCCGGGGTCGCGCAGGCGCTGACGCTGCTCGGGGACGTGCTGAGGCGGCGCGGTGTCACCGAAATGGCGGTGGAGGACCCGAGTTCGCTCGGCGCCCGGCAGCACCTGAACCACTGCGGCCTGGCGACACCACCGGTCGAAGTGGACGACGACGGCCTGCGCGTCGCCGAACTGAGGGCGCCGGCCGTGCTGCTGACGCCGGCCCACCAGTTCCCGATGGGCGTGGTGCTGGGCGGCGAGCGCCGCCGCGACCTGATGCGCTGGGCGGCCGACGGCGGCATCGTCGTCGAGGACGACTACGACGCCGAGCACCGCTACGACCGCGCGCCGGTGCCCGCGGTCCGGTCGATGCTGCCCGAAGTGTGTTACCTGGGCAGCGTTTCGAAGCTGCTGGCCCCGGCGTTGCGCATCGGCTGGCTGCTCGCGCCCCCGCGGTTCCGGGACGACCTCGTGGCCGCGAAGCGGTTCGCGGACCTCGGCAACGGGGTGCTGCCGCAGCTGGTGCTGGCCCGGCTCATGGAGACGGGTGAGCTGGAGCGGCAGCTGCGGGTGGTGCGGGCCCGCCACCGCCGCCGCCGCGACGCGATGATCCGTGCCCTGGCGGAGTCACTGCCGTCGGCGGTGGTCCACGGCGCGGCGGCGGGGCTGCACCTGACGATCACGTTCGGCGGCGAGGTGGACGACGTCGCCCTGGCGGCGGCCGCGCTGGCGGACGGGGTGAAGGTGCAGCCGCTGTCGTGGCACCGCCAGCTCCCGGGGTCTCCGGGGCTGGTCCTGGGCTACGCCGCGCGGACGGCGACGGAGATTTCGGAGGGTGTCGCGCTGCTGGGAAAGCTGCTGCGCTGACCGCGGGCGGCGCGGGGGACCCCCGGTTTCAACGTTACCGGCAAGCACCGGCAGTTCCCGGCCCGCGCGACGGGGTTGTCCACAGCCGCGTCGCGTTCCGGCGAGCCTGGTAAATAGTCCTCAAAGGACAGTCAAGCCACTGTGACCATGCTCTCCCACGTGTTCCGCGCCATTGATTGCCATCCGCAACCAAGTTGCTTAGCCTAGCTAAGGGACATGAACGGAAGGGTTGCACAGTGGCGGAACGCCGGACGTATTCGATCGCGGAACTGGGGCCGCGGTACAAGTGGATCGCGCTGTCCAACACGACGCTGGGCATGCTGATCGCCACGATCAACTCCTCGATCGTGCTGATCGCGCTGCCCGACATCTTCAAGGGCATCGGCATCAACCCCCTGGAACCGGCCAACACCAGCTACCTGCTGTGGATGATCATGGGCTTCCTCGTGGT
This window of the Amycolatopsis balhimycina FH 1894 genome carries:
- a CDS encoding SDR family oxidoreductase, which produces MSSMDKVVAITGASSGIGAATARELAARGAAVVLGARRTDRLDALVADIRSAGGRADLVETDVTRRADLERLVALAVDRYGRLDVLVANAGVARIAPVAALDVDDWDAMIDVNLRGVLHGIAAALPVFRERGHGHFVTTVSTSGLKIVPGQAVYAGTKNAVRTLLEALRQESTDGVLRTTSISPGYVRTELVDYVSDPEQREQAQQAMADLGISPDAVARAIAFAIEQPDDVEIGDLTIRPTRQG
- a CDS encoding PLP-dependent aminotransferase family protein, translating into MDRAKTLRPEGSIGSDFLQLDVREAPPGGLADWLAGQLRAAVADGRLPVGGRLPASRVLAADLRVSRGVVTEAYQRLVDDGHAAGRGRAGTVVVAAPVVPPDPVSVASPAKVITPSPGPGIFDAIRAAPARIDLTPGVPDLTAFPRAAWLRAERSVLDELEPSQFGYGDPRGAPAMRRAVSHWLARSRGIRADPGEIIVVAGVAQALTLLGDVLRRRGVTEMAVEDPSSLGARQHLNHCGLATPPVEVDDDGLRVAELRAPAVLLTPAHQFPMGVVLGGERRRDLMRWAADGGIVVEDDYDAEHRYDRAPVPAVRSMLPEVCYLGSVSKLLAPALRIGWLLAPPRFRDDLVAAKRFADLGNGVLPQLVLARLMETGELERQLRVVRARHRRRRDAMIRALAESLPSAVVHGAAAGLHLTITFGGEVDDVALAAAALADGVKVQPLSWHRQLPGSPGLVLGYAARTATEISEGVALLGKLLR
- a CDS encoding TetR/AcrR family transcriptional regulator, which encodes MSRERRSDAVANRDRIVEAARAELSRSNGAVDDLKLHLVAKAAGVGQGTLYRHFPTREHLLAEVYRHELTELVDAVAPLLAEHPPLRALTGWLDRLVEYARVKRGVMAAIEASAWQDLYAGQHHRLDEALELLLDRGKAAGEVREEVDAADVILLLGALSRIPGPEWDKRAPTVVTVIVDGLRPSRARPS
- a CDS encoding SDR family NAD(P)-dependent oxidoreductase — translated: MSAELSGSTALVTGGTSGIGRATAIALAGLGAHVVLSGRDAGRGAEVVENIRVAGGKADFVAAGLTDASSARELAARARELGGPIDVLVNNAGIFPTGPTADLSETDFDRVYAINVKVPFFLVAELAPEMAARGHGAIVNVSTMVAARGMPGMALYGSSKAAIELMTKAWAAEFGPSGVRVNAVSPGPTRTEGTAAFGDGLDALAANGPAGRVAAPEEIAAAIAFLVAGGSSFVQGAILPVDGGRLAV
- a CDS encoding cytochrome P450, with the translated sequence MGITDPDTYMRGVPYEELARLRRESPVVRVDDFWAVLRHADVRRVLRDPALFSSQLGGTQIRDAADLAYVRRMMLNMDPPEHGRLRGLLTKAFTPRAVAKLTSQIESRARSLVAEVADRGECDFAQVAADLPLRTLAAVFGVPEQDRRLMYDWSNRVIGYQDAEYAVSATVSPAEVTGLARAALAVRPSPGPDGAMPDPRTRAGMPDLYAYANALGEYKRSHPGDDVMSALMRNVGDDGARVSLAEFENLFWLFSVAGNETLRNGLPGGLLALLSHPEQYRRLREDRSLLPSAVEEMLRWWTPVMHFRRTAVAGVRLSDVDIRAGDKVVVWFTGANRDPEVFEDPDVFDIARTPNDHLTFGHGPHFCLGAQLARVQLRAMFAAVLDLPGFMELAGEPVRLRSNFQNGLKSLPIRWAR
- a CDS encoding LysR family transcriptional regulator; translated protein: MEIRELRAFVAVVEAGAMSKAARRLHVSQPALSQTITALERRLGVRLLVRTSTGVQVTDAGTTLLGEARAVLARHDQALAAMARHTETGGGVLRVGVPLELPPELLPSALARLGETRVQARHLSSVAQVAALRAGELDVGLVRERPAGPDLDAVLVVEENVGVLLAADLAEKLGSPVRLEELAGLDWFAFPRAGSPAWYDELAAILRSHGLDVGPDVPEEQRLIVELKIPAVSAGTAYAFAPPEWPYPLPDSVRWRPLAGNPLVRRTWAVWPANSHRRDLAEFVAALEDHRRDESRA
- a CDS encoding methyltransferase, with amino-acid sequence MDTGYVHGYAEPEARRLGDQADTLAELLHAGTAYPAGSRVLEAGCGVGAQTVHLVARSPGAHLTAVDVSAASLAQARKRARTVEFRQADLFDLDGEYDHVFVCFVLEHLPEPEKALAHLRTLLRPGGTITVIEGDHGSAFHHPRSEYAQAAIDCLVRLQADAGGDALIGRRLYPLLTGAGFDGVSVEPRTVYADASRPGLVTGFTRDTFTAMVEGVGETAVARGLATADGWARGVADLHRTGAGDGTFHYTFFKATGRKS
- a CDS encoding alpha/beta fold hydrolase produces the protein MDTLNMRTGGQGEPAVLLLHGLGATGAVWAHFSVALDRRVLVPDLPGHGLSSPLPHYSFATLAAAVARALPPGGPLIAAGHSLGGVVALELASGRYDVEVEGVLALGVKVEWSQDDLGRAASFAARPARVFETREDAEQAYLKVSGLLGIAPADPAGLRETEEGWRLAMDPAAFGVGAPDMPALLAAARCPVVLAAGENDPMSRPDQLRALDPDAVTLAGLGHNAHVEDPAAVRALLERFGV
- a CDS encoding tetratricopeptide repeat protein; this translates as MEEGLSFAGWLRERRGLAGLTQAQLAERAGLSLRAVRNAELGSVRRPRPETERRLREALAEAPPEPVRIGVLGPLTVARGAEPVEIGAEKQRLLLALLALQPNRTVRREDLVDVIWDEPPPSCLELLHTYVARLRRALRPADLIATDKGGYRLSAGKAELDLLEFEALLSREPPGYRAALDLWRGPALADVERLRQHPVRLALAMRHAKTVLAYAGTADPEDAAVRLRALTAEEPLGEAAHAKLMLALAASGRQAAALDVFEDVRRRLAGELGIEPGPELRAAQRQVLRQDFAAPEPPSRVPAQLPADVPGFRGRAAQLAELDALLHRAEDDTGARIAVLSGTGGVGKTALGVHWAQRSPAAFPDGQLYLDLHGYGTVRPVEPGDALSGFLRALGVDGADIPAEPDERAAKFRTALTGRRMLLVLDNAGSVGQVRPLLPGSASCLVLVTSRDALPGLVARHGARRVLVDLLTGTEARDLLRALLGRRVDDEPEATSALIGYAARLPLALRLVAELALGRPGERLAELSAELADERRRLDLLDGGGDPLTAVRAVFSWSYHHLASDAARVFRLCGLHPGRDLTPAALAALAGVPLPEAERLAGTLVRAHLAQRTGDDRVQLHDLLRVYAAELAAADAEESHAAQERLFDFYVRSAAQAMDVVLPQERHLRPRVPEPGVKVIDAQAWLEAERRNLLAVAAHATRHGWPEHLRLLSGILWHYLDVGGYHEEALVLHTHASALAHYAGDRAAEAEPLILIALGHWRVGRSREALRYLEEALVLARETGDRRTEIHAVNTLGLVCRALGRFAEGIGYSAEALELARRTGDRTSEGLVLVVLGCSCRGIGRYGEAIGHFEAALALARDTADRTSEGYALVNMGDALSALGRHDEAVRALEEGLAHLRAMGVRVSEGYALGILGDVEHARGRHAEAAAHLERALEIAQETGSPTNRSVALKHLGDVRLAQGRHAEAARHLEEALSLARECGDRGVESRVLNSLGALCAARGASSDALRYHREALAVAKKTGCLPEQGRAYCGLGEVHCGLGDPDAAREHWERALACYAGECVPGATRVRNHLAALDRVVG